One Glutamicibacter halophytocola DNA segment encodes these proteins:
- a CDS encoding UDP-N-acetylmuramoyl-tripeptide--D-alanyl-D-alanine ligase, whose protein sequence is MIELSLTDLLKITGGEATASAASDTVVTSVTTDSREVTAGCLFVAKPGEFSDGHAFIDKALASGAVLALAERQTYDDARAVHPSIIVDDAVEAMGKIAAHIVEYLKAKNDAKVIGITGSAGKTTTKDLLAGILSRVAPTVSPIGSYNGEVGVPLTVFSATEDTKFFVIEMGATGVGHLTYLTDMVHPHVGVVLCVGTAHAGEFGGVENIEKAKGELVEALDADGIAILNAEDPRVARMESRARAQVRFFGTSEQKPERAGVWAADVVVNGSGQPQLTLQFPDGYSQRITSGLLGRHHVGNILAAANAAYALDISPQIIAESLEGQRANSRWRMERSERADGVSIINDAYNANPESMRAALVTLAELGLGEDGAPGRRTWAVLGEMLELGDKSIHEHDLLGRMAVRMNIKKLVVVGRGAKPAYNSAVLEGSWGDEAFYVESVDEARDLLQKELQPGDIALFKSSNGAGLRFLGDDIAAFVKEGEDA, encoded by the coding sequence ATGATTGAACTGTCTTTAACCGACCTTTTGAAGATCACCGGGGGAGAAGCGACTGCTTCAGCCGCTTCCGACACGGTGGTTACTTCTGTGACCACGGATTCACGCGAAGTCACCGCTGGTTGCTTATTTGTTGCCAAGCCCGGGGAATTTTCCGACGGGCACGCTTTCATTGATAAAGCTCTGGCCTCCGGCGCCGTATTGGCATTGGCCGAGCGCCAGACCTACGACGATGCCCGCGCGGTGCACCCCTCGATCATCGTCGACGACGCTGTTGAAGCCATGGGCAAGATTGCCGCTCACATCGTCGAATACCTTAAAGCCAAAAACGATGCCAAGGTCATCGGGATAACCGGTTCAGCCGGCAAGACCACGACCAAGGACCTGCTGGCCGGAATTCTGTCCCGGGTAGCCCCGACCGTTTCACCGATCGGCTCCTACAACGGCGAAGTTGGCGTGCCGCTGACCGTCTTTAGCGCGACCGAAGATACCAAGTTTTTTGTCATCGAAATGGGCGCTACCGGGGTAGGCCACCTGACCTACCTGACCGATATGGTGCATCCGCACGTTGGCGTGGTGCTCTGTGTTGGCACCGCGCACGCGGGAGAATTTGGCGGGGTAGAGAATATCGAGAAGGCCAAGGGCGAACTTGTAGAAGCCCTGGACGCCGACGGCATTGCCATCCTGAATGCAGAGGATCCCCGCGTTGCCCGCATGGAATCGCGGGCCCGGGCGCAGGTGCGATTCTTCGGCACCAGCGAGCAAAAGCCCGAACGCGCAGGGGTCTGGGCCGCCGACGTGGTCGTCAACGGCTCCGGCCAGCCGCAGCTGACCTTGCAGTTCCCCGACGGCTACAGCCAGCGGATTACTTCCGGTTTGCTGGGCCGCCACCATGTGGGCAATATCCTGGCTGCCGCCAATGCCGCCTATGCGCTGGATATCAGCCCGCAGATCATCGCCGAAAGCCTGGAGGGCCAAAGAGCCAACAGCCGATGGCGCATGGAACGCAGCGAGCGTGCCGACGGCGTGAGCATCATCAACGATGCCTACAACGCCAATCCGGAATCCATGCGTGCGGCCCTGGTGACACTGGCCGAGCTGGGCCTGGGCGAGGACGGTGCACCTGGCCGCCGCACCTGGGCTGTCCTGGGCGAGATGCTGGAGCTTGGCGACAAGAGCATCCACGAACATGATTTGCTCGGACGCATGGCAGTTCGAATGAACATCAAGAAACTTGTTGTGGTTGGCCGGGGAGCGAAGCCAGCATATAACTCTGCAGTGCTTGAAGGCAGCTGGGGTGACGAAGCCTTCTACGTGGAGAGCGTGGACGAGGCTCGTGACCTGCTGCAAAAGGAACTCCAGCCAGGCGATATCGCCTTGTTCAAGTCCTCTAATGGGGCCGGTCTGCGCTTCCTCGGCGACGACATCGCAGCGTTCGTGAAGGAAGGCGAAGACGCGTGA
- a CDS encoding UDP-N-acetylmuramoyl-L-alanyl-D-glutamate--2,6-diaminopimelate ligase encodes MVVQNPGTPRELERYLRPENMAGVGFDQVCGAAGAVRTGAQFNAAPQILGVSLNPQIVQPGDVFLGISGAKRHGAEFVDTAISNGARAIITDTAGLDFLPEELSIPVAVVADVRKAAAQVAQAVYGTDQRSPQLFAVTGTNGKTTTTFMIRAILEALGEETGLIGTIEMSARGQIIPSVLTTPESTQLHGVLARMAQQDVSSVAMEVSSHSLSYGRVDALNFAVAGYTNLTQDHLDLHGTMEDYFQTKAQLFTPEHSASAVVMVDDPYGARLAEHAQIPTQSLSLDENNELADWRVTDLAHSGLGHSFTLRNRDGRLLRTRTALPGMFNVANAALATVMVLASGAELDALQKALDAKDPLSVAVPGRMQVVAESPVAVVDFAHNSDALAKALDSIRPGANGRRIVVFGATGERDKTKRPDMGAVAARHADIVIVTDDDPHGEAPEPIREQLAAGAQGAIDTERAETQLFNIAPRAKAVEFAVSLAQANDAILVAGRGHEVSQDVAGIDVELDDRVELANALKLHGFVTNS; translated from the coding sequence TTGGTAGTCCAGAATCCCGGTACTCCGCGCGAGTTGGAACGGTACCTTCGTCCAGAGAATATGGCCGGCGTGGGCTTTGACCAGGTGTGCGGCGCTGCCGGCGCCGTGCGGACCGGAGCGCAATTCAACGCCGCTCCGCAGATTCTCGGTGTCAGCCTGAACCCGCAGATCGTCCAGCCAGGCGACGTCTTCCTGGGCATCTCGGGGGCTAAGCGCCACGGTGCCGAATTCGTTGACACTGCCATTTCCAACGGTGCCCGCGCCATCATCACCGATACCGCTGGCTTGGACTTCCTGCCAGAAGAACTATCGATTCCTGTGGCTGTTGTCGCCGATGTGCGCAAGGCCGCCGCCCAGGTTGCCCAGGCGGTCTACGGCACCGATCAGCGCAGCCCTCAGCTATTTGCGGTGACCGGCACCAACGGCAAGACCACCACGACGTTCATGATTCGCGCGATCCTCGAGGCCCTCGGTGAAGAAACCGGCCTGATTGGAACCATCGAGATGTCCGCCCGCGGACAGATCATCCCGAGCGTGCTGACCACCCCGGAATCCACGCAGCTCCATGGCGTCTTGGCTCGTATGGCACAACAAGACGTGAGTTCTGTGGCGATGGAGGTTTCCAGCCACTCGCTGAGCTACGGACGCGTCGATGCATTGAATTTTGCCGTCGCCGGCTATACCAACCTGACCCAGGATCATCTGGACCTGCACGGGACGATGGAAGACTACTTCCAGACCAAGGCCCAGCTGTTCACCCCCGAACACAGCGCCTCGGCGGTCGTCATGGTTGATGACCCCTATGGCGCTCGCCTCGCCGAGCATGCGCAGATCCCCACCCAGTCGCTGAGCCTGGACGAGAATAACGAATTAGCCGACTGGCGTGTCACCGACTTGGCGCACTCCGGGCTCGGACATAGCTTCACGCTGCGCAACCGTGACGGACGACTGCTGCGCACGCGCACCGCACTGCCCGGCATGTTCAACGTCGCCAACGCCGCTTTGGCCACCGTCATGGTGCTGGCCAGCGGGGCAGAGCTTGATGCACTTCAGAAGGCCCTTGACGCCAAGGACCCGCTGTCGGTAGCAGTACCGGGACGCATGCAGGTGGTTGCCGAATCCCCAGTGGCCGTAGTCGACTTCGCGCATAACTCCGACGCACTGGCCAAGGCCCTGGATTCCATCCGTCCGGGCGCCAACGGGCGCAGGATCGTGGTCTTCGGTGCCACCGGTGAGCGGGACAAGACCAAGCGCCCGGATATGGGAGCGGTGGCCGCACGCCACGCAGACATCGTAATTGTCACCGATGACGACCCGCATGGCGAAGCGCCGGAGCCGATCCGCGAGCAACTAGCTGCCGGTGCGCAAGGCGCCATTGACACCGAACGGGCAGAAACCCAGCTTTTCAACATCGCGCCACGCGCTAAAGCCGTGGAATTCGCTGTGAGTTTAGCGCAGGCCAATGACGCGATCCTGGTCGCTGGTCGCGGACACGAAGTCAGCCAAGACGTCGCGGGAATCGATGTAGAACTCGATGACCGGGTTGAACTGGCAAATGCCCTGAAACTTCATGGATTTGTGACCAATTCCTAG
- a CDS encoding peptidoglycan D,D-transpeptidase FtsI family protein, translated as MSSTAIDTAKKRMRFVLILSVTLLVIILARLVWVQGINAATVANAAQQNREREEVIAPMRGSIEDRNGTTLAVSVDRYDLVIDQREQNEDIRRAKRDGSNGHERISWDQAIQELAKALDQDPEELAKKVRPQGDAKPKGYVVLAKSVTPEVRNEVREIGIPRLSSLLRSERQYPQGVIAGPLLGFVRNSEDQTSVVGAEGLELSQEDHLAGTAGSRKYEISADGVRIPVTEVEETPAVNGQDVILTIDSDINYVAQRAAEKKQAQFNAEWVSVIAMEVKTGKILAIGDSAELDPNDPGATAPEFRRSTSITRAFEPGSTGKAPIFAAALDQGVIKPTDEFTVPNKKTFTKETINDSLEHATYDMTAAGIFARSYNTGTVMVGNKMSKQTRYDYMRAFGLGTPIQVGLNGASAGQLAAPENWDRRQQYTTMFGQGYSQTVLHTASIFQTLANGGVRLSPSLIEGYRNDDGSVTKIPDPEEKRVVKESTSKEMLKIMESVVDFGTGYKEAIPGYRVGGKTGTGQAASAKGYDGYTYSFAGVAPLEDPQFVVVATMYRPKGNWKDFSVADTFTDVMSHALNTFNVPPSTTKSEAYDVFVGKEQKKSW; from the coding sequence GTGAGTTCGACGGCAATCGATACTGCGAAAAAGCGGATGCGCTTCGTACTGATCCTCTCGGTGACCCTGCTGGTAATCATTCTCGCCCGGCTCGTCTGGGTCCAGGGAATCAACGCCGCCACGGTTGCCAACGCGGCCCAGCAGAACCGCGAACGCGAAGAGGTCATTGCGCCCATGCGCGGTTCCATCGAAGACCGCAATGGAACCACCCTCGCCGTTTCCGTCGACCGCTACGACCTCGTCATCGATCAGCGCGAACAGAATGAGGATATTCGCCGCGCCAAACGCGACGGCTCCAACGGCCACGAACGCATCAGCTGGGACCAGGCCATCCAGGAATTGGCCAAGGCGCTCGATCAGGATCCCGAGGAACTGGCCAAGAAGGTTCGCCCGCAAGGGGACGCCAAGCCCAAGGGGTACGTGGTGCTCGCCAAGAGCGTCACCCCGGAAGTTCGCAACGAAGTCCGTGAAATCGGAATCCCTCGCCTCTCATCGCTGTTGCGCAGCGAACGCCAGTACCCGCAGGGCGTTATCGCCGGCCCGCTGCTCGGCTTTGTGCGCAACTCGGAGGACCAGACATCCGTGGTCGGTGCCGAGGGGCTCGAACTGAGCCAAGAAGACCACCTCGCCGGCACCGCGGGCAGCCGCAAATACGAAATCAGCGCCGACGGTGTGCGCATTCCGGTCACCGAGGTTGAAGAAACTCCAGCGGTCAATGGACAAGACGTCATCCTGACCATCGACTCGGACATCAACTACGTCGCCCAGCGCGCAGCTGAAAAGAAGCAGGCGCAGTTCAACGCCGAGTGGGTGTCAGTGATCGCCATGGAGGTCAAGACGGGCAAGATCCTGGCCATTGGCGATTCTGCAGAGCTGGATCCCAACGACCCCGGTGCCACCGCTCCGGAGTTCCGGCGCTCAACGTCGATCACCCGTGCCTTCGAACCAGGCTCGACCGGCAAGGCACCGATCTTCGCCGCTGCCCTCGACCAAGGGGTAATCAAGCCCACCGACGAATTCACCGTCCCGAACAAAAAGACCTTTACCAAGGAAACAATCAACGACTCCTTGGAACACGCCACCTATGACATGACCGCCGCGGGCATCTTCGCCCGCTCGTACAACACCGGTACCGTGATGGTCGGCAACAAGATGAGCAAGCAGACCCGCTATGACTACATGAGGGCCTTCGGCCTTGGCACTCCAATCCAGGTTGGACTGAACGGTGCCAGCGCTGGCCAGCTTGCGGCTCCAGAAAATTGGGATCGCCGACAGCAGTACACCACCATGTTCGGCCAGGGCTACTCGCAAACCGTGCTGCACACGGCATCGATCTTCCAGACCCTGGCTAATGGCGGCGTCCGCTTGTCGCCGAGCCTGATCGAAGGCTACCGGAACGATGATGGCTCGGTCACGAAGATTCCAGACCCCGAAGAGAAGCGCGTCGTCAAGGAATCCACCTCCAAGGAAATGCTGAAGATCATGGAATCCGTGGTCGACTTCGGAACCGGCTACAAGGAAGCGATTCCCGGCTACCGCGTGGGAGGCAAGACCGGTACCGGCCAGGCCGCCAGTGCCAAGGGCTACGACGGCTATACTTATTCATTTGCAGGTGTTGCCCCGCTGGAAGATCCGCAGTTCGTTGTTGTTGCGACCATGTACCGCCCCAAGGGCAACTGGAAGGACTTCTCGGTAGCGGACACGTTTACCGACGTGATGAGCCATGCGCTCAACACATTCAATGTGCCACCGAGCACGACTAAGTCAGAGGCGTACGACGTCTTTGTAGGCAAGGAACAAAAGAAATCTTGGTAG
- the rsmH gene encoding 16S rRNA (cytosine(1402)-N(4))-methyltransferase RsmH: MPNQDSQRPASERHVPVLLDRCVNLLAPGIQRANAEGRRAIVVDCTLGMGGHSEAILKRFDNLHLIGLDRDEQAHELAGARLKPFEDRIDLVHAVYDEIADVVEDLGFPGVDGVLFDLGVSSLQLDERERGFAYSYDAPLDMRMDTSVGPTAEDLVNDLERDELLRIIRQWGEEKFAGRISTAIVEARAKSRITTTAELVEIIRNVVPAAAARNGGHPAKRTFQALRIAVNEELDVLERAIPAAMGALNVGGRVVVMSYHSLEDKITKRHFVQGATSSAPPGFPVELEEHKAEYKVLTKGTEKPSDQEIAENSRAASARLRAVERVLKRS, from the coding sequence GTGCCAAATCAGGATTCCCAGCGACCAGCATCCGAACGCCATGTTCCAGTACTTCTGGACCGTTGCGTCAATCTCCTCGCACCAGGTATTCAGCGTGCAAATGCTGAAGGCCGTAGGGCAATCGTTGTGGACTGCACCCTTGGAATGGGCGGACACTCGGAAGCAATTCTGAAACGATTCGACAACCTCCACCTCATCGGTCTCGACCGTGACGAGCAAGCTCACGAGCTGGCCGGCGCCCGGCTGAAGCCATTTGAGGATCGCATTGATCTCGTCCACGCCGTATATGACGAAATTGCCGACGTCGTCGAGGACCTGGGTTTTCCCGGTGTCGACGGGGTGCTTTTTGACCTCGGCGTTTCATCGCTCCAGCTTGATGAGCGCGAACGTGGTTTCGCCTACTCCTATGACGCTCCGCTGGATATGCGCATGGACACCTCGGTAGGGCCAACCGCCGAGGATCTGGTTAATGACTTGGAGCGCGACGAGTTGCTGCGAATCATTCGCCAGTGGGGTGAAGAGAAATTCGCGGGACGGATCTCAACAGCCATCGTTGAAGCACGCGCAAAATCGCGGATTACGACGACGGCGGAACTTGTCGAGATTATTCGGAATGTGGTTCCTGCCGCCGCCGCCAGAAATGGCGGACATCCAGCCAAGCGGACCTTCCAGGCCCTGCGCATCGCAGTCAATGAGGAACTCGACGTGCTGGAGCGCGCAATTCCTGCGGCGATGGGCGCTCTGAATGTCGGTGGCCGAGTCGTCGTGATGAGCTACCACTCCCTGGAAGACAAGATCACCAAGAGGCACTTTGTGCAGGGTGCAACCTCTTCTGCTCCTCCAGGATTCCCGGTGGAGCTGGAAGAACATAAGGCCGAATACAAGGTCCTGACCAAGGGCACCGAAAAGCCAAGCGACCAGGAAATTGCGGAAAATTCCCGTGCAGCCTCAGCTCGTTTGCGAGCTGTGGAGCGAGTGTTGAAGAGGAGCTAG